In Vicinamibacteria bacterium, one DNA window encodes the following:
- a CDS encoding Arc family DNA-binding protein has protein sequence MAQLIVRNLEEDVKKRLQRRASRHGRSMEEEVRDILRNVLKDEGRPMPPLGTRIASRFAGLGLKQEIPELHGEVVHPASFSE, from the coding sequence ATGGCACAGCTCATCGTCCGCAATCTCGAAGAAGACGTAAAGAAGCGGCTCCAGCGCCGGGCTTCCCGACACGGCCGCAGCATGGAAGAGGAGGTCCGAGACATCTTACGCAACGTCCTCAAGGATGAAGGTCGACCCATGCCTCCTCTCGGTACCCGCATTGCCTCGCGCTTCGCCGGACTTGGGCTCAAACAAGAGATCCCCGAGCTTCACGGAGAGGTGGTGCACCCCGCATCGTTTTCCGAATGA
- a CDS encoding alkaline phosphatase produces TSSSSLTPARREAFQRENPHIHFSDAEHRGYVLVELTQSGGKADLRGLDDVTRKDSGISTLASFAIEDGRPGFQRS; encoded by the coding sequence ACGTCGAGCAGCAGCCTCACCCCCGCTCGACGGGAAGCCTTCCAACGCGAGAACCCCCACATCCATTTCAGCGACGCGGAGCACCGCGGATACGTGCTGGTCGAGCTGACGCAAAGTGGCGGGAAAGCCGACCTCCGGGGACTCGACGACGTCACCCGTAAAGATTCCGGGATCAGCACGCTCGCGTCGTTCGCGATCGAGGATGGCCGCCCCGGATTCCAGCGCTCCTGA
- a CDS encoding type II toxin-antitoxin system VapC family toxin, with product MIILDTNVLSALMLSSPDESVIKWLDRCPPESVWTTSITLLEVQLGLQLLVASRRRKRFEQAFERAVVEDFGGRILSFDEPAALAAAALAARRQRQGRPVEFRDTQIAGIATARRATLATRNTKHFRDLEIDVVDPWAGSR from the coding sequence ATGATCATTCTCGATACTAATGTTCTTTCCGCCTTGATGCTTTCCTCCCCGGACGAGAGCGTAATCAAATGGTTGGATCGATGTCCGCCTGAGTCCGTGTGGACGACTTCGATAACGCTCTTAGAGGTACAACTCGGCCTGCAGCTACTCGTCGCTAGCCGCCGACGAAAGAGGTTCGAGCAAGCATTCGAGCGTGCCGTTGTTGAAGATTTTGGCGGCCGGATACTGTCTTTCGACGAGCCGGCGGCGCTGGCCGCCGCGGCGCTCGCGGCCCGGAGGCAACGCCAGGGACGCCCGGTCGAATTTCGGGATACTCAGATCGCGGGGATCGCCACCGCGCGACGAGCTACTCTGGCGACCAGAAACACCAAGCATTTCCGGGACCTCGAGATCGACGTCGTCGACCCTTGGGCGGGAAGCAGATAG